A single window of Syntrophus aciditrophicus SB DNA harbors:
- the mlaD gene encoding outer membrane lipid asymmetry maintenance protein MlaD has translation MKKYAMETTVGIFLAVGIILIGYMTVKLGHVSLFGDDTYKLSARFTSVSGLRSGSPVNMLGIEIGRVEKLAIDQQDLRAVVEMSIRKDIKIYDDAIASIKTEGLIGDKYLSIDPGGGGDPLQPGGTITETQPALDIENLVSKYAFGEVKKADSTDNTDKK, from the coding sequence ATGAAAAAGTACGCCATGGAAACAACGGTAGGCATCTTTCTCGCTGTCGGAATTATCCTGATCGGGTACATGACCGTGAAACTCGGTCATGTCTCCCTTTTCGGCGATGACACCTATAAATTGTCTGCCCGCTTTACCTCGGTGTCCGGTCTGCGGTCAGGCAGTCCTGTGAATATGCTGGGCATCGAAATCGGCAGGGTGGAAAAGCTTGCCATAGACCAGCAGGATCTGCGGGCTGTCGTGGAAATGAGTATCAGGAAGGACATCAAGATCTATGACGACGCTATTGCCTCCATCAAAACGGAAGGACTCATCGGTGACAAATATCTCAGCATCGATCCGGGGGGCGGCGGAGATCCTCTTCAGCCGGGCGGGACAATTACGGAAACGCAGCCGGCGCTGGATATCGAGAACCTCGTCAGCAAGTACGCCTTCGGAGAGGTAAAAAAAGCGGACAGTACGGATAATACAGACAAAAAATAA
- a CDS encoding MlaC/ttg2D family ABC transporter substrate-binding protein, translating into MNVIFLLLLLLPSSVFAGVPLDTVQVNVNKVLEVLRDPALKPASAKTVKKEKLRVIYERMFDEVELSRRALARHWNSLNAAQRQEFVHLFRQVLENAYIDKILSYTNEKIVFDRERMLSANQAEVTTRIVTSSKTIPITYRVIQKGGIWKVYDVVVENVSLIQNYRTQFNEILNGQKPEQLLQTLRKKVKEQQ; encoded by the coding sequence ATGAACGTTATTTTCCTGTTGCTTCTGCTGTTGCCTTCATCTGTATTTGCCGGTGTGCCTCTGGATACGGTTCAGGTCAATGTGAACAAGGTGCTTGAGGTTCTGCGCGATCCGGCACTCAAGCCGGCGTCAGCCAAAACGGTAAAAAAAGAGAAACTCCGGGTGATCTACGAGCGCATGTTCGATGAGGTCGAACTGTCCCGGCGCGCCCTGGCGAGACACTGGAACAGCCTCAACGCCGCTCAGCGTCAGGAATTCGTTCATCTCTTCCGGCAGGTGCTGGAGAATGCCTACATCGACAAAATCCTGTCCTATACGAATGAGAAAATTGTTTTTGACAGAGAGAGAATGCTGTCGGCAAACCAGGCCGAGGTTACGACGAGAATTGTGACGTCTTCCAAGACGATTCCCATCACCTACCGGGTCATTCAGAAGGGAGGCATCTGGAAGGTCTATGACGTCGTTGTGGAGAACGTCAGTCTGATCCAGAATTACCGTACGCAGTTCAATGAAATCCTGAACGGTCAGAAGCCCGAACAACTGCTTCAGACCCTCAGGAAAAAGGTGAAGGAACAGCAGTAA
- a CDS encoding MlaA family lipoprotein, protein MKKLRLSVFFLLVLSIVAGSADRSDASIFPAGTVAPLQQGIAGESIHEAPVVRGLPEMSATPGPMHVQGMQICAAAAVRTEEKAEGDEEAGNVSDPMESLNAPEAEGAEETDVSDDLESDYLPEEGEEQPTVTISDPLEPFNRAMYHFNDKLYFWLLKPVGQAYGKVVPEPARISVRNFFSNLAFPFRFLSCLLQADFRGVATETGRFTVNTIWGIGGFLDASSSRELNIPKQDVDLGQTLGVYGVGHGFYFVWPVFGPSSLRDSADIVGGFFLDPVNYLNPWYTPAAVHGYEAVNETSLTIGDYEALKGAAIDPYVSIRDAFVQYRKKKIDARKVKMEHSGSVETQKK, encoded by the coding sequence ATGAAAAAGCTCCGCTTATCCGTTTTTTTTCTTCTTGTCCTTAGCATTGTTGCGGGTTCCGCCGATCGATCGGATGCTTCGATTTTCCCGGCGGGAACTGTGGCGCCCTTACAGCAGGGGATTGCAGGAGAATCCATTCATGAAGCCCCTGTTGTTCGGGGATTGCCGGAAATGTCTGCAACGCCCGGGCCGATGCATGTCCAAGGCATGCAGATTTGCGCTGCCGCAGCCGTAAGGACTGAAGAGAAGGCAGAAGGAGACGAAGAAGCCGGGAACGTTTCCGACCCGATGGAATCCCTTAATGCGCCGGAGGCGGAAGGTGCAGAGGAAACAGATGTTTCCGATGACCTGGAATCGGACTATCTGCCGGAAGAAGGTGAGGAGCAGCCGACAGTAACGATCTCCGATCCCCTGGAGCCCTTCAACCGGGCCATGTATCATTTCAACGACAAGCTTTATTTCTGGCTGCTCAAGCCCGTGGGCCAGGCCTATGGCAAGGTTGTACCCGAGCCGGCGCGGATCAGTGTCCGGAATTTCTTTTCCAATCTGGCCTTTCCGTTCCGATTTCTAAGCTGCCTGCTGCAGGCGGATTTCCGCGGCGTTGCCACGGAAACAGGCCGTTTCACCGTCAACACAATCTGGGGTATCGGAGGTTTTCTGGATGCGTCATCGAGCAGGGAGTTGAATATCCCGAAACAGGATGTGGATCTGGGGCAGACCCTCGGTGTTTACGGTGTGGGGCATGGGTTTTATTTCGTCTGGCCGGTATTCGGTCCTTCCAGTCTGCGGGATTCCGCAGACATCGTGGGTGGATTTTTCCTCGATCCCGTTAATTATCTGAATCCCTGGTACACGCCGGCGGCCGTTCATGGATATGAAGCGGTAAACGAGACCTCCCTGACTATAGGGGATTATGAGGCGCTCAAGGGAGCGGCCATCGATCCTTATGTCTCCATCCGGGATGCCTTTGTCCAGTACCGGAAGAAGAAGATTGACGCCCGGAAGGTCAAGATGGAACATTCTGGATCGGTGGAAACGCAGAAAAAATGA
- a CDS encoding alcohol dehydrogenase yields MDDTMKAMVYRGPGRYGLEDVPAPVILEPDDVIGRVTLSSISGSDVQIVHGGLPEVRTPLIVGHEFCAEIMEVGPAVKSLNVGDRVVVSCVAFCGECRSCRQGLHARCEKTGFGSFGMNGPDGGQAEYVRLPGADRYCFKIPESLTFQDVLFCGDVLSAGYYGAEMGDIQRGETVVVVGAGPVGLCAMASARLREPSRIIAVDTNPYRLDAALKAGVADLALNPVKDRVVEIVQGLTDGRGADKTIECAGMQTTFDIAFQAVRGGGKIATASIFQKPVTVPLDAAWGRNISLSWGFAPIDRIPKLIRLIEEGKINTGFLCTHQAPLNDILRGYDIFGNRKDGCLKWLVTPWEH; encoded by the coding sequence ATGGACGACACAATGAAAGCGATGGTGTACCGTGGGCCCGGTCGGTACGGCTTGGAAGATGTCCCGGCGCCCGTCATCCTGGAACCCGATGATGTCATTGGCAGGGTCACGTTATCGTCGATTTCGGGCAGCGATGTTCAGATTGTCCATGGCGGCCTGCCGGAAGTTAGAACTCCGCTGATCGTCGGCCACGAATTCTGCGCTGAAATCATGGAAGTCGGTCCAGCGGTGAAAAGTCTGAATGTCGGAGATCGGGTCGTCGTCTCCTGCGTCGCCTTCTGCGGGGAATGCCGGTCCTGCAGACAGGGCCTCCATGCCCGCTGCGAAAAGACGGGGTTCGGCTCTTTCGGGATGAATGGGCCGGACGGCGGCCAGGCGGAATACGTACGCCTCCCGGGGGCCGATCGTTACTGTTTCAAAATTCCCGAATCCCTGACTTTTCAGGATGTCCTGTTCTGCGGCGATGTCCTGTCGGCGGGCTATTACGGGGCGGAAATGGGGGACATTCAACGCGGTGAAACGGTGGTCGTGGTGGGCGCCGGTCCGGTCGGTCTGTGCGCCATGGCGTCGGCAAGGCTCCGGGAACCGTCGCGGATTATCGCCGTCGACACCAATCCGTACCGGCTGGATGCGGCCCTGAAAGCAGGCGTGGCGGATCTGGCCCTCAACCCAGTGAAGGATCGCGTTGTTGAAATCGTCCAGGGACTTACCGATGGGCGGGGCGCCGACAAAACCATCGAATGCGCGGGCATGCAGACCACGTTCGATATCGCCTTCCAGGCCGTCCGGGGCGGAGGGAAAATCGCTACCGCCAGCATTTTTCAAAAACCGGTGACTGTTCCTCTGGATGCCGCCTGGGGCAGAAATATCAGCCTGAGCTGGGGGTTCGCGCCGATCGATCGGATTCCGAAACTGATCAGGCTGATCGAAGAGGGAAAAATCAATACCGGCTTCTTATGCACCCATCAAGCGCCGTTAAACGACATCCTGCGAGGCTACGACATCTTCGGCAACAGGAAGGACGGCTGCCTGAAGTGGCTGGTGACGCCATGGGAACATTAG
- the rimO gene encoding 30S ribosomal protein S12 methylthiotransferase RimO — MRETSVHIVSLGCPKNLIDSEVMAALLEQAGCRIVSGPEEADILLLNTCAFILPAREESIDEIFRLAEWKKAGKCRHLIVTGCLPQRYGAELAAELPEVDLFLGISEVPNIADHLRVLMEGKHSEKNRVIVTNPLFLMDAGHPRLLSTPPYSAYLKIAEGCSNRCSYCIIPRLRGKARSRPIEDILREAEDLVDRGVRELILVAQDTTAYGRDLEGKPTLALLLRELAGLNTLAWIRILYTYPTGLTDELLNVIANQDRICSYLDVPIQHIDDDILAAMKRRGDSHLIRNSLERARAVIPDLALRTSLITGFPGETPAKFHRLIAFVQETRFDHLGVFPYSPEEGTPAEKLPRQVSQRTKETRRNLLMEEQAVISHEINQTLVGSLQEVLIEGPSSSPDYPMIGRCRRQAPDIDGLTYVKGGKQPFLPGSLVQCRIVAADDYDLFAEVISSPD, encoded by the coding sequence ATGAGAGAAACCTCCGTCCATATCGTCAGCCTCGGCTGCCCGAAGAATCTCATCGATTCGGAAGTCATGGCCGCCCTGCTGGAACAGGCGGGTTGCCGGATCGTATCCGGCCCTGAAGAAGCCGATATCCTGCTGCTTAACACCTGCGCCTTCATCCTCCCGGCGCGGGAAGAATCCATTGACGAGATCTTTCGCCTGGCGGAGTGGAAGAAAGCGGGCAAATGCCGGCACCTGATTGTCACCGGCTGTCTGCCCCAGCGATACGGCGCGGAACTGGCGGCGGAACTCCCCGAGGTTGACCTGTTCCTGGGAATTTCCGAGGTGCCCAACATTGCGGACCATCTCCGGGTTCTGATGGAAGGAAAACATTCAGAGAAGAATCGCGTCATCGTCACCAATCCCCTGTTTCTCATGGACGCCGGCCATCCCCGTCTTCTTTCCACGCCCCCGTACAGCGCCTACCTCAAGATCGCCGAGGGGTGCTCCAACCGCTGTTCCTACTGCATCATCCCGCGGCTCCGGGGAAAAGCGCGCAGCCGACCAATCGAGGACATCCTCCGGGAAGCGGAAGACCTGGTGGATCGGGGCGTCCGCGAACTGATCCTCGTCGCCCAGGATACCACCGCCTACGGCCGGGATCTGGAAGGGAAACCGACCCTGGCCCTCCTGCTGCGGGAACTGGCTGGGCTTAACACTCTGGCCTGGATTCGCATTCTCTACACCTATCCGACCGGCCTGACGGATGAACTGCTGAACGTCATCGCCAACCAGGACCGGATCTGTTCCTACCTGGATGTCCCGATCCAGCACATCGATGACGACATCCTCGCGGCCATGAAACGCCGGGGCGACAGCCACCTGATCCGGAATAGCCTGGAGCGCGCCCGGGCAGTCATCCCCGATCTCGCCCTCCGGACCTCTCTCATCACAGGCTTCCCCGGTGAAACGCCCGCCAAGTTTCATCGCCTTATCGCCTTTGTTCAGGAAACCCGTTTTGATCATCTGGGGGTTTTCCCCTATTCGCCCGAAGAAGGGACTCCGGCAGAAAAGCTCCCCCGCCAGGTCTCGCAACGAACGAAAGAGACCAGGCGCAATCTGCTGATGGAAGAACAGGCTGTCATCTCCCATGAGATCAACCAGACTCTGGTGGGCTCCCTTCAGGAGGTGCTGATTGAAGGACCGAGTTCGTCTCCCGATTATCCCATGATCGGCCGCTGCCGCCGCCAGGCCCCGGACATCGACGGCCTTACCTACGTAAAAGGCGGGAAGCAGCCCTTCCTGCCTGGCTCCCTGGTTCAATGCCGGATCGTCGCTGCGGATGATTATGATCTTTTTGCTGAAGTGATTTCGTCACCGGACTGA
- a CDS encoding DNA translocase FtsK translates to MKNNSSNHNKPSRSSWNHEIHGVISLTAALFLLLCLFSWSPQDPSFTHFVPTEGPVHNLIGRFGSYLADTLIRLFGLGIFLLPAGLLLISVLHFIRPDIKSGKAGVFGFLAVMTAFCGLLSLLAPEFFIFGVSLRSGGLLGEGLTSLLSSWFGSAGAFILLFVTLTLSLMILFRFSLLSTGNHLKAGMTAGGQALMRLFRKGKPLLAEKKEKSPRISTQKTVSQTATAKEPPPEPALPIHPPHRGAYTLPPLSLLDFKERKDTKIRKDALLANSRTVEKTLADFGVEGKVVEVQPGPVVTLYELEPAPGVKINRITTLSDDLALALKAPSIRIMAPIPGKAAVGIEIPNGNRETVYLREVLDSDAFQESRLVLPIALGKDIVGVPMVTDLTRMPHLLIAGTTGSGKSVSLNAMICSILLKAAPEEVKFLMIDPKRLELSSYEGIPHLLHPVVVNPKKAAQVLKWAVEEMERRYQLIAAAGVKNIDSYNKAVPAVPQQQPLPGLMPSGQVSQDSPSKLPYIVIIIDELADLMMVAQKNVEDSLTRLAQMARAAGIHLMLATQRPSVDVITGLIKANFPTRISFQVSSKVDSRTILDQQGAESLLGSGDMLFIPPGSARMTRIHGAFVSDREIERITEYIKQQAQPTYDESISQYEVDADSKEAEKGDEDFDEKYDEAVELVTDLGQASISLVQRYMKIGYNRAARLIERMEAEGIVGPSDGAKPRKVLVGKMPR, encoded by the coding sequence ATGAAAAATAATTCTTCGAATCATAATAAGCCCTCCCGTTCCTCATGGAACCATGAAATTCATGGCGTCATCAGTCTGACCGCGGCCCTTTTTCTTCTCCTGTGTCTTTTCTCCTGGTCTCCACAGGATCCCTCCTTCACCCACTTCGTCCCCACGGAAGGTCCGGTCCATAATCTCATCGGCCGATTCGGCTCTTATCTTGCCGACACCCTGATCCGGCTGTTCGGCCTGGGAATTTTTCTGCTGCCCGCCGGCCTGCTGCTGATATCCGTCCTGCATTTTATCCGGCCGGACATCAAATCGGGAAAAGCGGGCGTCTTCGGATTCCTCGCCGTGATGACGGCTTTCTGCGGACTTCTTTCTCTTCTGGCTCCGGAATTTTTCATCTTTGGCGTTTCGCTCCGATCCGGTGGACTGCTGGGTGAGGGGCTGACGAGTCTGCTGTCGTCCTGGTTCGGTTCCGCGGGAGCCTTTATTCTGCTCTTCGTTACCCTGACCCTTTCCCTGATGATCCTCTTCCGTTTCTCGCTTCTGTCTACGGGAAACCATCTGAAGGCGGGGATGACAGCCGGTGGGCAGGCCCTGATGCGTCTGTTCCGGAAAGGGAAACCCCTCCTGGCCGAAAAGAAAGAAAAATCCCCGCGCATCAGCACGCAGAAAACGGTATCTCAAACGGCAACGGCAAAAGAGCCGCCACCGGAACCGGCTCTCCCGATCCATCCTCCGCACCGGGGGGCTTACACGCTGCCGCCGCTCTCGCTCCTTGACTTCAAGGAGCGGAAGGATACGAAGATCAGGAAAGACGCCCTGCTGGCCAATTCCCGGACTGTGGAGAAGACTCTGGCCGATTTCGGCGTGGAGGGGAAAGTCGTGGAAGTTCAGCCCGGCCCTGTCGTGACCCTCTACGAACTGGAACCGGCGCCGGGGGTCAAGATCAATCGGATCACGACCCTTTCCGACGACCTCGCCCTCGCCCTGAAGGCGCCCAGCATCCGGATCATGGCTCCGATCCCCGGAAAGGCCGCCGTGGGCATCGAAATCCCCAACGGCAACAGGGAAACCGTTTATCTCCGGGAAGTTCTGGACAGCGATGCCTTCCAGGAATCCCGCCTGGTCCTTCCCATCGCCCTGGGCAAGGATATCGTCGGCGTCCCGATGGTCACGGACCTGACCCGCATGCCCCATCTGCTCATCGCCGGGACGACCGGCTCGGGAAAAAGCGTTTCCCTCAACGCCATGATCTGCAGCATCCTGCTCAAGGCCGCGCCGGAGGAGGTCAAGTTTCTCATGATCGATCCCAAACGGCTGGAGCTGTCCTCCTATGAAGGCATCCCCCATCTCCTCCATCCCGTGGTGGTGAATCCCAAGAAGGCGGCTCAGGTTCTCAAGTGGGCAGTGGAGGAAATGGAGCGGCGTTACCAGTTGATCGCGGCGGCCGGCGTCAAGAACATCGACTCCTACAACAAGGCGGTCCCTGCCGTTCCTCAACAGCAGCCCCTGCCCGGACTGATGCCATCCGGACAGGTTTCGCAGGATTCGCCCTCAAAGTTGCCCTACATCGTCATTATCATCGATGAACTGGCGGACCTCATGATGGTCGCCCAGAAAAACGTGGAGGATTCCCTGACCCGGCTGGCCCAGATGGCCCGGGCGGCAGGCATCCATCTCATGCTTGCGACACAGCGCCCCTCCGTGGACGTCATCACCGGCCTGATCAAAGCGAACTTCCCCACGCGCATCTCCTTCCAGGTCTCCTCCAAGGTGGACTCCCGAACCATCCTCGACCAGCAGGGCGCGGAAAGCCTGCTGGGCTCCGGGGACATGCTCTTCATCCCCCCTGGCTCCGCCAGAATGACGCGGATTCACGGGGCCTTCGTCTCCGACCGGGAGATCGAGCGGATTACCGAATACATCAAACAGCAGGCGCAACCTACTTATGACGAATCCATTTCCCAGTATGAAGTGGACGCGGATTCGAAGGAAGCGGAAAAAGGCGATGAGGACTTTGACGAAAAATACGACGAAGCCGTGGAACTGGTGACGGATCTTGGTCAGGCCTCCATTTCCCTGGTCCAGCGCTACATGAAGATCGGCTACAACCGGGCCGCCCGCCTCATCGAGCGCATGGAGGCGGAAGGCATCGTCGGTCCTTCCGACGGCGCGAAACCCCGGAAGGTCCTGGTCGGAAAGATGCCGCGATGA
- a CDS encoding lysophospholipid acyltransferase family protein — MIRSILLILVGVSITAVLCFWAVVFSLLGAGENRIHKLARLWARILLSLSHIPVKIYGRHNVLIDGPQIFAANHQSDVDTLVALASVPVPFRWIAKKELFRIPLFGAAMRNAGYIPIDRRNHDSALKSMEEAAHIIRKGHSVMTFPEGTRSSDGTIQRFKQGTFHLAIQAGVPIIPITIIGTSAVMPKRSLKITPGEIRVIIDKPIDVSGYTIETRQQLIDEVRNTIVGNYRKYQISAGIHPNGRCTDTSRIDP, encoded by the coding sequence ATGATCCGTTCGATTCTGCTGATTCTTGTGGGGGTGTCCATCACGGCGGTCCTGTGCTTCTGGGCTGTGGTCTTCTCCCTCCTCGGCGCGGGAGAAAACCGCATTCACAAACTCGCCCGGCTCTGGGCGAGGATTCTGCTTTCTCTTTCCCATATTCCCGTCAAGATATACGGCCGCCACAACGTTCTTATCGACGGTCCTCAAATCTTTGCAGCCAATCACCAGAGTGACGTGGACACCCTGGTCGCCCTGGCCAGCGTGCCTGTTCCGTTCCGCTGGATTGCCAAAAAGGAACTCTTCAGGATCCCCCTGTTCGGCGCCGCCATGCGGAATGCGGGTTACATTCCCATTGACCGGAGAAATCATGACAGCGCCTTGAAAAGCATGGAAGAGGCGGCGCATATCATTCGAAAGGGGCATTCCGTCATGACCTTCCCCGAAGGGACAAGAAGCAGCGATGGAACGATCCAACGGTTCAAACAGGGGACATTCCATCTGGCGATCCAGGCCGGAGTCCCCATTATTCCGATCACGATCATCGGCACCAGCGCCGTCATGCCAAAGCGCTCCCTGAAGATCACGCCTGGCGAAATCAGGGTGATCATCGACAAGCCCATCGATGTCAGTGGCTACACGATTGAAACCCGCCAGCAGCTTATTGACGAAGTGCGCAACACCATCGTCGGCAACTACCGGAAATATCAGATTTCCGCCGGCATCCATCCCAACGGGAGATGCACTGACACCTCCAGGATAGATCCATGA
- a CDS encoding DUF4416 family protein yields MSRPKAAEPVKLIMSLFAVGPDVLRDVLARLIETYGMTDFISGRLPFEYTSYYAPEMGPSLLRRFVSFEKLIRPECLPDVKNLTNELEERFAVEGRRTVNIDPGYIAQAHLILATGKGYTHRPYLRDGIYADLTLMFSHKTFRTLPWTYPDYAEKSCIEMFNKIRARYVEQLKELKG; encoded by the coding sequence ATGAGTCGGCCAAAGGCTGCGGAACCGGTCAAGCTGATCATGAGTCTGTTCGCGGTCGGACCGGATGTTCTGCGCGACGTCCTTGCCCGTCTGATCGAGACTTACGGGATGACGGATTTCATCAGCGGGCGGCTTCCTTTCGAGTATACATCCTATTACGCACCGGAAATGGGACCTTCGCTGCTGCGGCGTTTTGTGTCTTTCGAAAAACTCATCCGACCGGAATGCCTGCCCGATGTCAAGAATCTGACCAATGAGCTGGAGGAGCGGTTTGCCGTGGAAGGGCGCAGAACGGTCAATATAGATCCCGGTTATATCGCCCAGGCCCATCTGATTCTGGCCACGGGAAAGGGATACACCCACCGGCCTTATCTTCGGGATGGAATTTACGCCGACCTGACCCTGATGTTCAGTCATAAAACCTTTCGAACGCTTCCCTGGACTTATCCCGATTACGCGGAAAAATCCTGTATTGAAATGTTCAATAAGATCCGGGCAAGGTATGTCGAGCAGTTAAAGGAGCTGAAAGGCTGA
- a CDS encoding YicC/YloC family endoribonuclease produces the protein MISSMTGYGRAESTEEEKKVVVEMRSLNHRYLEVSLRLPNLFLPLEMEIKRKIGEHFFRGRIDVSIKMDSDIWTGNGERYTLNLPLIKNYHSLLGEMKKELDLTEEITLGMLSRFKDVFIPVETVPDLEASWARVEPIFNEAMANLETMRKKEGDILYRDLMVRIGLIRNSLEEIIKRTPVLLEEYHSRLAARVRELTNGLVVDEARLAQEVAVMAERSDITEETVRFRSHLEQFETMMNSKEAVGRKIDFLIQEMGREINTIGSKSSDALISRQVIEIKSELAKLREQVQNIE, from the coding sequence ATGATCAGCAGCATGACCGGTTACGGAAGGGCGGAATCCACAGAGGAGGAGAAAAAGGTCGTGGTTGAGATGAGATCGCTCAATCATCGGTATCTGGAAGTTTCCCTGCGGCTGCCGAACCTCTTTCTTCCCCTGGAGATGGAGATCAAGAGAAAAATCGGTGAGCATTTTTTCCGGGGACGGATCGATGTCAGCATTAAGATGGATTCAGACATCTGGACCGGAAATGGTGAAAGGTATACCCTCAATCTGCCGCTGATAAAAAATTATCATTCTCTGCTTGGGGAAATGAAAAAGGAACTGGATCTTACAGAAGAGATTACACTGGGCATGCTGTCGCGCTTCAAGGATGTCTTCATCCCGGTGGAAACGGTTCCCGATCTGGAGGCCAGCTGGGCAAGGGTGGAGCCGATCTTCAATGAAGCGATGGCCAACCTGGAGACCATGCGGAAGAAGGAAGGCGATATTCTCTATCGCGACTTGATGGTACGGATCGGACTGATCCGGAACTCCCTTGAGGAAATCATCAAAAGAACGCCCGTGCTTCTTGAGGAATATCACTCGCGTCTGGCAGCCCGGGTTCGGGAATTGACAAACGGCCTGGTGGTCGATGAGGCGCGCCTGGCACAGGAAGTGGCGGTAATGGCGGAACGGAGCGATATTACGGAAGAAACCGTTCGCTTCCGCAGCCATCTCGAACAGTTTGAAACGATGATGAACAGCAAGGAAGCTGTGGGACGGAAGATCGATTTTCTCATTCAGGAAATGGGAAGGGAGATCAATACAATCGGATCCAAGAGCAGTGATGCCCTGATTTCCCGGCAGGTTATCGAAATCAAGAGTGAACTGGCGAAACTGAGAGAGCAGGTGCAGAATATTGAATAA
- the gmk gene encoding guanylate kinase produces the protein MNKAGQEARGFFIVLSAASGTGKTSIRRIFLERCPEVQFSVSYTTRTARPGEVDGQDYFFVTETDFRERIDQGEFAEWEENYGRYYGTSGKVMTRVLEQGRDMILDIEPRGAKTLKKNYQGGIYVFVLPPSLAELKARLRKRGESEAEIRKRLDKVREEIAEARGYDYVIFNDSLEKAVERLQVIYQAEKSRASRMSKQIQGVLDSE, from the coding sequence TTGAATAAAGCGGGTCAGGAAGCAAGAGGGTTTTTCATCGTTCTTTCCGCGGCATCGGGCACGGGAAAGACGTCGATACGCCGGATTTTTCTTGAACGGTGTCCCGAGGTGCAATTTTCCGTTTCCTACACGACCAGAACGGCCCGGCCGGGAGAGGTGGACGGTCAGGATTACTTTTTCGTTACGGAGACGGATTTTCGGGAGCGGATTGATCAGGGTGAATTCGCCGAATGGGAAGAGAACTACGGTCGTTACTACGGGACGTCGGGAAAAGTGATGACCCGGGTTCTGGAGCAGGGACGCGACATGATCCTGGATATCGAACCGAGAGGGGCAAAGACATTGAAAAAGAACTACCAGGGTGGTATCTATGTCTTTGTTTTGCCTCCCTCTTTGGCAGAGCTGAAGGCGCGGCTGCGGAAAAGGGGGGAATCGGAAGCCGAAATCAGGAAACGCCTCGATAAGGTCCGGGAGGAGATTGCGGAAGCCCGTGGTTACGATTATGTCATTTTCAATGATTCGCTGGAAAAGGCGGTCGAACGTCTCCAGGTGATTTATCAGGCCGAAAAAAGTCGAGCTTCGAGAATGAGTAAACAGATTCAGGGTGTTCTGGATTCTGAGTAA
- the rpoZ gene encoding DNA-directed RNA polymerase subunit omega: protein MARITVEDALKVAGNRFALVLLAVQRSKQLLRGARPLTNVRNNREIVAALREIADNKVYFSHPEYLMGAKEDFKLIADDTTEFIGDEDYVE from the coding sequence ATGGCAAGAATTACTGTTGAAGATGCTTTAAAGGTTGCAGGGAATCGTTTCGCACTGGTTTTGCTGGCCGTGCAGAGGTCCAAGCAGCTTTTGAGGGGTGCCAGACCGTTGACCAACGTTCGCAACAACAGGGAGATTGTCGCGGCACTTCGGGAAATTGCGGATAACAAGGTTTATTTCTCTCATCCGGAATATCTGATGGGGGCCAAGGAAGATTTCAAGCTCATCGCGGACGATACGACGGAATTTATCGGTGACGAAGACTATGTCGAATAA
- the pyrF gene encoding orotidine-5'-phosphate decarboxylase, with amino-acid sequence MSNKESLEKLIFALDMGGGLDDVMSWVRRLAGHVGVFKVGKEAFTRFGPQLVQSIQETGSRVFLDLKFHDIPNTVARAAEGAVELGVAMFNVHALGGMSMMTETVESVKKMAGRRELPMPLILGVTVLTSLNDEDLQRLGFTCTTGELVLRLARMAQDAGLSGVVASAQDVEAIRAACGKDFVIVTPGIRGLARVAGDDQKRVLTAEEAVRRGSDYLVIGRPIRTAEDPVAAADDFCREIARGLSAR; translated from the coding sequence ATGTCGAATAAGGAGTCATTGGAGAAGCTTATTTTCGCCCTGGATATGGGGGGCGGACTGGATGATGTCATGTCCTGGGTGCGGCGTCTTGCGGGCCATGTCGGGGTATTCAAGGTCGGCAAGGAGGCCTTTACCCGTTTCGGCCCACAACTTGTTCAGAGTATTCAGGAAACAGGATCGCGGGTTTTCCTGGATCTCAAGTTTCATGATATCCCCAATACGGTAGCCAGGGCCGCGGAAGGGGCAGTGGAGCTGGGGGTCGCCATGTTCAACGTCCATGCTCTGGGCGGGATGAGCATGATGACCGAGACTGTCGAATCCGTGAAGAAGATGGCTGGGCGCCGGGAACTGCCCATGCCCCTGATTCTCGGGGTTACGGTTTTGACCAGCCTCAATGATGAGGATCTTCAGCGGCTTGGTTTTACCTGTACAACGGGAGAGCTGGTCCTGAGACTGGCGCGCATGGCGCAGGATGCCGGCCTGTCCGGCGTTGTGGCTTCGGCGCAGGATGTTGAAGCCATCAGAGCGGCCTGCGGCAAAGACTTTGTGATCGTAACCCCCGGAATCCGTGGACTGGCCCGGGTTGCCGGTGATGATCAGAAACGCGTCCTCACGGCTGAAGAAGCTGTCCGGCGGGGATCGGATTATCTGGTGATCGGCAGGCCCATCCGTACAGCGGAAGACCCTGTGGCTGCGGCGGATGACTTCTGCCGGGAAATCGCACGGGGGCTGAGTGCAAGATAA